The DNA sequence GCTGCCTGGCTGCACGGCCAACGGCATGAAGGTCAGCTGCAGATCAGGGTGTTCGACCCCGGCCCGCGAGCGGATGAAAGCCCCGGCCTCGAAGTGGTTGCTCGCGGCCAGCCCGTCGTGGCTGACAAACCAGCGCGCGCCTATCCACCACTTGCCCGGTGCCCGGGTCCAGGGGTAGATGGACACCGGTTTTTTGCACAGGTACTGCACCACGGCATCCGGATGGTCATTCAAGCGTCGCCCTACCCCGGGCAAATCATGCTGCGCTGGCAGGCCCAACGCACGGATCTCGTCGACCGGGCCCACCCCGGAGAGCAACAGCAATTGTGGCGAATTGATCGCCCCGGCGGTCAACAATACTTCGCGGCGGGCATGGGCCCGGTGCACCTGGCCGTTCTGTTCATACTCGATGCCCACGGCGCGGCGCCCTTCAAACAGAATGCGCAACGCCAACGCGCCGGTGGCGACGGTGACATTGCCGCGCGCCATGGCCTGCGCCAGATAACCCCGGGCCGTGCTCCAGCGGCGCCCCTTGCGGGTCGTGCGGTCGACCGGCCCAAAGCCTTCCTGGCGGTAGCCGTTGAGGTCGTTGCTTTGACCGTACCCGGCCTGCACGCCCGCCTGAACGAAGGCCGCGCACAACGGCGTGCTGATGTCACCCGGCGTTACATGCAAGTGCCCCCCGCCACCCCGGTAGGCGTCGGCGCCCTGGGCATGGTGCTGCGAGCGGATAAAGTAGGGCAAGACCTCCTGATAACTCCAACCGGTACAGCCCTGCTGCGCCCAGGCGTCGTAGTCGCGGGCATGGCCACGGACGTAGACCATGCCATTGATTGACGAAGAGCCGCCCAGTGTGCGCCCGCGCGGCGTGCCAATGCGCCGGTTATCCAGATAAGGTTCAGGCTCCGAGCTGTAGCTCCAGTTGTAACGGGTGCCGCCAACAACCATGCCCACGGCCGAGGGCATGTCGATGGTCCAGCTGCTGTCGACCGGGCCCGCTTCGAGCAGCAGTATCTTCACGCTCGGGTCGGCCCCGAGCCGGTTGGCCAGCACACAGCCGGCCGAACCCGCGCCCACAATCAGATAGTCGTATTGGTGTCCGGGCATCGCTCATCCTCCCCTGTCGTGAGCGGCCTCAGCACGCGTCCTGGCCATGAATGCCCTTGAACACCAGGCTGTGGAAATGGTGAACCAGGTGCTCGCTCTCATTGCTGCGCTGGGCATCGATCATGTAGCGCCCCTGGTCGTAACCCCGGGAGTGCAAGCCTTTCTGCACCGAAATGTTCAGGGCGATGTCTTCGGGTCCCAGGTCTTCGTTCATCCAGCGCATGCAGGCCTTGCTCACTTCGGCGGTCTGCTCGTGGGTCGAGTAATAGCCGAAGCGCAAGAGCGAACGCTCGGCATCGAGTGGGATCATCATGAACGTGCCGAGGAACTCGGAATACGGGAAGGTGTAGAAAGTGTTGTTCGGCCACAGGCCGATATTGAAGAAACATTCCTGGGGATTGCGCTCGCTTTTCAAGTCCACGCCATAGGCGTTTTGCGCCTCCAGGTTGGCGGGCGCGATGTAGGTCCACCAATTCTCGCGCTTGGTCAGCTTGTAGCCCTTGAAGTCGATCAGCTTGGCCAGGTCGATATGGCAAGGCCCGGACAACTTGAAATGGTAGCCCTCGATGGAGTTGTCCATGATCACCTTCCAGTTGGCCGGCACGATCACGTCCTGCTCTTCGATCAGGCGCATCTTGTCCATATCGGGGAAAACCCGGTGCATTTCCTCGTCCGCGCCAGGAAAGAGTTCTGCCAGCGCAGGCGCCTCGGGGTCAAGGTTGAAGTAGATGAAACCGCCGAGTTCTTCGATGCGGATTTGCGGAATGTTGAAGTCTTGCTTGTCGAAATTCTTGATGCGCTCGCAACGCGGCGCACTGCGCAGGCTGCCGTCCATTTCGTAGCACCAGGAGTGATACGCGCAGCGCACCACGCCGCCGGAGTTGCCACGGCGCGAGTCCAGCAAGCGGTTGCCGCGGTGCTGGCAGACGTTGTGGAAGGCGCGGATTTCGCCCTTCATGTTCCGTGCGACCACGATGCTCTGGTCAAACAGGTCGCAGACCACGTACTGGCCCGGAGCGCTGAATTCATTCTTGTGCCCGGCCACATGCCAGGCACGCATAAAGATATTGTCGCGTTCGGCCTTGAACAGCGTCTCGTCGAAGAAGTAACGCGAAGGCAAGGTGAAGGCTTCTTCGGGGTCTTGTTCATCCCAGCCGACTACCGGTGCCTGGTGCTTCAGGTTATCGAGCGAATGCATGAGCAGATCTCCTCCAGGGCGGCTGACTGCACGGCACAGTCGCCTGCCTGGGAGGTAATCTAGGGCGCATGAAAGGGCTGATATTGACGGAAAGCGACCAGTTGCTTGCGCAAAAGATCAAGCAGCCTCCTTTTTTGACAGTCGCCAATGCCCGCATTCGCGGGCATTTTTATTGAACATATTTTCAATAGAGTGATGATCGGCTATTGAATGAGTTTTCAGTATGATCTAGCATCGCCGCAGCCTGAAAAGAACAAGATGAGGTGTTGCATGCCGCAGATCAAAGACCATGCCTACTGGCTTGAGAGAAGTGAAAAGTTGCAAATCGAGGGCCGTGCGTTTATAGACGGTGCCTACGTCGATGCCTGCAACGGTGCGACGTTCTGGTCGCAAAGTCCGATTGATGGCAAGCCATTGGCTGCCGTTGCCTTGTGTGCAGAGGTCGATGTCGACCTCGCCGTAGCAGCTGCCCGCCGCAGTTTCGATGCTGGGGTCTGGGCGGACAAATCCGCCAGGGATCGTAAGGCTGTTTTGTTGAAGTGGGCTGCATTGCTGGAGGCACACGCAGAGGAACTGGCGTTGCTCGAAAGTCTCGACAGCGGCAAGCCGATAGGCGATACCACGGGCGGCGATCTTCCTGGCACGATTTATTGCCTGCAATGGTTTGCCGAGCTGGTGGACAAGGTTCACGGCGAGGTCCCTGCAACCGATCCGCAGTTCTTCGGCACTGTCACCCATCAGGCCTTGGGTGTCGTTGCAGCGGTGGTGCCCTGGAACTACCCACTGTTGATGGCCGCGTGGAAGTTCGCTCCGGCATTGGCCGCAGGTAACAGTGTCGTACTCAAGCCTTCCGAAAAGTCCCCCCTCAGCGCGTTGCGCATTGCCGGGCTGGCGCTGCAAGCCGGGATTCCTGCGGGCGTGTTCAACGTCGTTGCCGGCGACGGTGCTGCGGGCCGGGCTTTGAGCTTGCACCCGGACGTCGACTGCATCGCCTTCACAGGTTCCGGCAAAGTCGGTCGCGAGATTGCGAAAAATGCCGCTGCCTCGAACCTCAAGCGCGTCTGGCTGGAGCTGGGCGGCAAGTCGGCCAACATCGTCATGGCCGACTGCCCGGACATCGCTCAGGCAGCACGTTCAGCGGCGGCGGCGATTTTTTCCAACATGGGCCAGATCTGTAGTGCCGGTTCGCGACTGCTGGTGCAACGTTCGATTGCGACTGCACTGATCGGCGAGTTGCTGGAAGTCAGCAAAGGCTATCAGCCGGGGCATCCACTGGATCCACAAACCGTCACCGGCGCGATCATCGACAACGCGCAGTTAGACCGGGTTTGCAGCTACATCGAGATCGGCAAGCAGCAAGCGCAACTCTTGAGCGGTGGCAATCGGTTGTCGCTGGCCGACGCAGGCGCCTACCTGGAGCCGACGATTTTTCTCGCCGAGGATGCTTCAGCGCGAATCGCTAACGAAGAGATTTTCGGCCCTGTGCTGGTGGTCATCCTGTTCGACACGCTGGATGAAGCGATCGCCATCGCCAATCAGACGGAATACGGCCTGGCGGCAGCAGTGTGGTCGTCCGACATCAAAACCATTCGTACCGCCACGCGCAAACTCAAGGCTGGGACGGTATGGGTCAATTGCTATGACGAACTGGTGGACATGAACTTCCCGTTTGGCGGGTTCAAGGAATCCGGAAATGGTCGGGACAATTCTGCTCATGCCCTGAGCAAGTACACCGAGTTGAAATCAACCATCATTCGT is a window from the Pseudomonas sp. LS1212 genome containing:
- a CDS encoding aromatic ring-hydroxylating dioxygenase subunit alpha translates to MHSLDNLKHQAPVVGWDEQDPEEAFTLPSRYFFDETLFKAERDNIFMRAWHVAGHKNEFSAPGQYVVCDLFDQSIVVARNMKGEIRAFHNVCQHRGNRLLDSRRGNSGGVVRCAYHSWCYEMDGSLRSAPRCERIKNFDKQDFNIPQIRIEELGGFIYFNLDPEAPALAELFPGADEEMHRVFPDMDKMRLIEEQDVIVPANWKVIMDNSIEGYHFKLSGPCHIDLAKLIDFKGYKLTKRENWWTYIAPANLEAQNAYGVDLKSERNPQECFFNIGLWPNNTFYTFPYSEFLGTFMMIPLDAERSLLRFGYYSTHEQTAEVSKACMRWMNEDLGPEDIALNISVQKGLHSRGYDQGRYMIDAQRSNESEHLVHHFHSLVFKGIHGQDAC
- a CDS encoding aldehyde dehydrogenase; its protein translation is MPQIKDHAYWLERSEKLQIEGRAFIDGAYVDACNGATFWSQSPIDGKPLAAVALCAEVDVDLAVAAARRSFDAGVWADKSARDRKAVLLKWAALLEAHAEELALLESLDSGKPIGDTTGGDLPGTIYCLQWFAELVDKVHGEVPATDPQFFGTVTHQALGVVAAVVPWNYPLLMAAWKFAPALAAGNSVVLKPSEKSPLSALRIAGLALQAGIPAGVFNVVAGDGAAGRALSLHPDVDCIAFTGSGKVGREIAKNAAASNLKRVWLELGGKSANIVMADCPDIAQAARSAAAAIFSNMGQICSAGSRLLVQRSIATALIGELLEVSKGYQPGHPLDPQTVTGAIIDNAQLDRVCSYIEIGKQQAQLLSGGNRLSLADAGAYLEPTIFLAEDASARIANEEIFGPVLVVILFDTLDEAIAIANQTEYGLAAAVWSSDIKTIRTATRKLKAGTVWVNCYDELVDMNFPFGGFKESGNGRDNSAHALSKYTELKSTIIRCC
- a CDS encoding choline dehydrogenase, whose protein sequence is MPGHQYDYLIVGAGSAGCVLANRLGADPSVKILLLEAGPVDSSWTIDMPSAVGMVVGGTRYNWSYSSEPEPYLDNRRIGTPRGRTLGGSSSINGMVYVRGHARDYDAWAQQGCTGWSYQEVLPYFIRSQHHAQGADAYRGGGGHLHVTPGDISTPLCAAFVQAGVQAGYGQSNDLNGYRQEGFGPVDRTTRKGRRWSTARGYLAQAMARGNVTVATGALALRILFEGRRAVGIEYEQNGQVHRAHARREVLLTAGAINSPQLLLLSGVGPVDEIRALGLPAQHDLPGVGRRLNDHPDAVVQYLCKKPVSIYPWTRAPGKWWIGARWFVSHDGLAASNHFEAGAFIRSRAGVEHPDLQLTFMPLAVQPGSVDLVPAHAFQIHIDLMRPTSLGSVTLKSADPRHAPRILFNYLKTEQDRNDMRAGARLVREIMDQPAMRELKGAELLPGPSAYSDSELDAWARRVTETGYHASGTCKMGPASDPEAVVDPELRVHGLEGLRVIDASIMPTIVSGNTNAPTVMIAEKASDMILNLPPLPKAQVPVWIHPHWRSQPR